Proteins encoded in a region of the Synechococcus sp. BIOS-U3-1 genome:
- a CDS encoding HlyD family efflux transporter periplasmic adaptor subunit, which produces MLAVLAVGGGALMLRRPQPSTPVAASEQQAARKPESVAALGSLRPAGEVRRLAAPMSGFGGSPRVATLLVKEGDPVSKGQVLAVFDNRPKIEADLVALDAKIRTTEMEIPLKRREVARYAQAAGQGAAKVVVLEEKQNELTLLERKRTELIAERGKLEADLNDSELRSPIDGTALKLRARVGERPGAEGVVDVGASQSMEALIEVYESDINRINVGETVTLISENGGFEGDLQGTVERISPQVRQRQVLSTDPTGDADARIIEVLVRLDSGSTQRVSRLSGLKVIARFSSP; this is translated from the coding sequence ATGCTGGCGGTCCTGGCCGTTGGAGGTGGAGCGTTGATGCTGCGTCGCCCGCAGCCATCCACTCCAGTCGCCGCCTCCGAGCAGCAGGCGGCTCGAAAGCCAGAATCGGTCGCAGCCCTTGGAAGCCTCAGACCTGCCGGTGAAGTGCGTCGTCTGGCTGCGCCGATGAGCGGTTTCGGTGGCTCCCCGAGGGTGGCCACGCTGCTGGTCAAGGAGGGTGATCCAGTGAGCAAGGGGCAAGTGCTCGCTGTGTTCGATAACAGACCAAAAATAGAAGCGGATCTTGTTGCACTTGACGCGAAGATTCGCACCACTGAGATGGAGATACCTCTGAAAAGAAGAGAGGTTGCCCGTTACGCGCAGGCCGCCGGTCAGGGGGCAGCGAAGGTTGTTGTCCTTGAGGAAAAACAGAACGAACTCACCCTGCTTGAACGCAAAAGGACCGAACTGATCGCCGAGCGCGGAAAGCTTGAAGCTGATCTCAACGACAGCGAGCTTCGTTCTCCAATCGATGGCACGGCTCTCAAACTGCGTGCCCGAGTGGGTGAGCGTCCTGGCGCTGAAGGTGTCGTGGACGTTGGAGCCAGTCAATCGATGGAGGCTTTGATCGAGGTCTATGAGTCAGACATCAACCGCATCAATGTTGGGGAAACGGTCACGTTGATCAGTGAGAACGGTGGTTTCGAAGGTGATCTTCAGGGAACGGTTGAGCGCATCAGCCCTCAAGTGCGTCAACGACAGGTGTTATCCACGGATCCAACTGGAGATGCGGATGCCAGGATTATTGAGGTACTGGTGAGGTTGGATTCAGGGTCAACTCAGCGCGTTTCAAGGCTTTCGGGCCTGAAGGTGATCGCCCGATTCAGCTCCCCATGA
- the devC gene encoding ABC transporter permease DevC — translation MIGRFLSGRRIPLASLMLVRQPVRLAVALAGISFAGILMFMQLGFRDGLFDASVTVHRLFDADIVLISPRSTSSVSMAGFPRRRLVQAMALPEVKGITPVHWNLLLWRNPKTRGTRSILALGFEPGDPLFVDSTLAPKAQVLTQKGRVLFDEKSRPEFGPVAEWFRAGRTVESEISGRRVRVAGLIELGSSFGADGNLLTSSETFLDLLPNTPPGSIEVGLVRLQQGSDAEAVVEELNALLPEDVTVLTKQGFIDFEQNYWRTSTSIGFIFTLGAAMGFVVGCVIVYQVLYSDVSDHLPEYATLMAMGYKLRTLLGVVVREGLLLALFGYLPAYAAGQGLYWLVRSATALPVAMDFSRAMTVFSMILVMCMASAGLAMRRLVDADPAEIF, via the coding sequence ATGATCGGTCGCTTTCTGAGCGGGCGTCGAATTCCACTGGCTTCACTGATGCTGGTGCGCCAACCGGTTCGTCTGGCAGTTGCCTTGGCTGGCATCAGTTTCGCTGGAATTCTGATGTTTATGCAGCTCGGATTCCGTGATGGCCTCTTTGATGCCAGCGTCACGGTTCATCGACTCTTCGACGCTGACATTGTTCTGATTAGTCCACGGTCGACCAGTTCCGTGAGCATGGCCGGCTTCCCTCGCCGTCGTCTGGTGCAGGCCATGGCGTTGCCTGAGGTGAAGGGCATCACGCCCGTGCACTGGAATCTGCTGCTTTGGCGCAATCCCAAGACACGCGGCACCCGATCGATTCTTGCCCTTGGCTTCGAACCGGGTGATCCTCTATTTGTCGACTCAACGCTGGCGCCAAAGGCCCAGGTGCTGACCCAGAAAGGTCGGGTTCTGTTCGACGAGAAGTCGCGACCTGAGTTTGGTCCCGTCGCTGAGTGGTTCCGTGCTGGTCGAACGGTTGAAAGTGAAATTTCAGGTCGCAGGGTGCGAGTGGCTGGTCTGATTGAGCTCGGTAGTTCCTTTGGAGCTGACGGCAATCTGCTCACCAGCAGCGAAACGTTTCTCGATCTTCTGCCCAATACTCCACCAGGAAGCATTGAGGTTGGACTGGTTCGGTTGCAGCAGGGTTCTGACGCTGAAGCGGTGGTGGAGGAACTCAATGCACTGCTGCCTGAGGACGTCACTGTCCTCACCAAGCAGGGGTTCATTGATTTCGAGCAAAACTACTGGCGCACAAGCACCTCGATCGGCTTCATCTTCACCTTGGGTGCTGCGATGGGCTTTGTCGTCGGCTGCGTCATCGTCTATCAGGTGCTCTACTCCGATGTGAGTGACCACCTGCCGGAGTACGCCACGTTGATGGCCATGGGGTACAAGCTCAGAACCCTGCTGGGCGTTGTTGTTCGGGAGGGGCTTTTGCTCGCTCTATTCGGGTACCTACCGGCCTATGCAGCTGGGCAGGGGCTTTATTGGCTCGTGAGGAGTGCCACTGCGCTTCCTGTGGCGATGGATTTCAGTCGAGCCATGACTGTGTTCAGCATGATCCTGGTGATGTGTATGGCATCGGCAGGTTTGGCCATGCGCCGTCTGGTGGATGCCGATCCAGCGGAGATCTTCTGA